Proteins encoded together in one Panthera uncia isolate 11264 chromosome A2, Puncia_PCG_1.0, whole genome shotgun sequence window:
- the MBD4 gene encoding methyl-CpG-binding domain protein 4 isoform X3, giving the protein MMYILSEDTIPRTQIEKRKTSLYFSSKYNKEALSPPRRKAFKKWTPPRSPFNLVQETLFHDPWKLLIATIFLNRTSGKMAIPVLWEFLEKYPSAEVARTADWRDVSELLKPLGLYDLRAKTIIKFSDEYLTKQWRYPIELHGIGKYGNDSYRIFCVNEWKQVHPEDHKLNKYHDWLWENHEKLSLS; this is encoded by the exons ATGATGTATATTTTATCAG AAGATACCATTCCACGgacacaaatagaaaaaaggaaaacaagcctATATTTTTCCAGCAAATATAACAAAGAAG CCCTTAGCCCCCCACGACGCAAAGCCTTTAAGAAGTGGACACCTCCTCGGTCACCTTTTAACCTCGTCCAAGAAACACTTTTCCATGATCCATGGAAGCTCCTCATCGCTACTATATTTCTCAATCGGACCTCAG GTAAAATGGCAATCCCTGTGCTCTGGGAGTTTCTAGAGAAGTACCCTTCCGCTGAGGTAGCAAGAACCGCAGACTGGAGAGATGTGTCAGAACTTCTTAAACCTCTTGGTCTCTATGATCTTCGAGCAAAAACCATTATCAAGTTCTCAG ATGAATATCTGACAAAGCAGTGGAGGTACCCAATTGAGCTTCACGGGATTGGCAAATATGGCAATGACTCTTACCGAATTTTTTGCGTCAATGAGTGGAAGCAG GTGCACCCTGAAGACCATAAGTTAAACAAATATCATGACTGGCTTTgggaaaatcatgaaaaattaaGTCTGTCTTAA
- the MBD4 gene encoding methyl-CpG-binding domain protein 4 isoform X1, translated as MESPSLRDYGAARSVTSSERLDPDRPSDLRQKDVTLELERVGEDEKQMVIKNSSEWNPLLQESIASSQIGGSTMTECHKSVPCGWERVVKQRLSGKTAGRYDVYFISPQGLKFRSKSSLAKYLHKNGETSLTPEDFDFTVPSKRGIKARHKDNNIAPLTSQMQNERRNSNWNLRTRSWWRKGVFPLPSGTLESQNSRGPSNFKEDEGVNDVDSRKVRKSKRKVTILKGIQIKKTKTGCQKGLPESTQSNRKRESEYNKADAESEPVEQRSQLDKTFSISDAGASNKTLSVTNEEKRIVKEKSLSSGSNFCFEQITPSIINKLCSTEEAEHSKKCEETFLESEEIRTKVEAGERKEHLHADILKCGSEMDDNCSQTEKDSISVKICQGIQSAEAAEDTIPRTQIEKRKTSLYFSSKYNKEALSPPRRKAFKKWTPPRSPFNLVQETLFHDPWKLLIATIFLNRTSGKMAIPVLWEFLEKYPSAEVARTADWRDVSELLKPLGLYDLRAKTIIKFSDEYLTKQWRYPIELHGIGKYGNDSYRIFCVNEWKQVHPEDHKLNKYHDWLWENHEKLSLS; from the exons ATGGAGAGTCCGAGCCTGCGGGACTACGGAGCTGCCCGCTCGGTCACTTCCAGTGAGCGCCTAGACCCAGACCGGCCCAGTGACCTCCGGCAA AAAGATGTTACTCTGGAATTggaaagagtgggagaagatGAAAAGCAAATGGTGATAAAAAACAGCAGTGAGTGGAATCCCCTGCTGCAAGAATCCATTGCTTCCAGTCAGATTGGTGGTAGTACAATGACAGAATGCCATAAGTCTGTCCCATGCGGATGGGAAAGAGTTGTGAAGCAAAGGTTATCAGGGAAAACAGCAGGAAGATATGATGTATATTTTATCAG CCCACAAGGACTGAAGTTCAGATCCAAAAGTTCACTTGCTAAATATCTTCACAAAAATGGAGAGACTTCTCTTACACCAGAAGATTTTGATTTTACTGTACCTTCTAAAAGGGGCATCAAGGCCAGACATAAAGATAACAACATAGCGCCTCTGACATCCCAAAtgcaaaatgaaaggagaaattcaAACTGGAACCTCAGGACACGAAGCTGGTGGAGAAAAGGTGTCTTTCCCCTGCCAAGTGGTACTTTGGAATCGCAAAATAGCAGAGGACCATCTAACTTTAAAGAAGATGAGGGTGTTAATGATGTTGACTCCAGAAAGGTTAGAAAGTCCAAACGAAAGGTgactattttaaaaggaattcaaattaagaaaactaaaacagggTGCCAGAAGGGTCTTCCCGAGTCTACTCAAAGTAATAGGAAAAGAGAATCTGAATATAATAAGGCAGATGCTGAAAGTGAACCTGTTGAGCAAAGAAGTCAGCTTGATAAAACTTTCTCCATTTCTGATGCTGGAGCAAGCAACAAGACCCTCAGTGTAaccaatgaagaaaagagaattgtaaaagaaaaatcactgagTTCAGGATCAAACTTTTGTTTTGAACAAATAACTCCTAGCATCATAAACAAATTATGTTCAACCGAAGAAGCAGAACACAGCAAGAAGTGTGAGGAAACCTTTTTAGAATCTGAGGAAATAAGAACAAAAGTAGAagctggggaaaggaaggaacatttgcatgctgacattttaaaatgtggctcTGAAATGGATGACAACTGCTCACAAACGGAGAAAgactctatttctgtgaaaatatgTCAAGGTATTCAGAGCGCTGAAGCAGCTG AAGATACCATTCCACGgacacaaatagaaaaaaggaaaacaagcctATATTTTTCCAGCAAATATAACAAAGAAG CCCTTAGCCCCCCACGACGCAAAGCCTTTAAGAAGTGGACACCTCCTCGGTCACCTTTTAACCTCGTCCAAGAAACACTTTTCCATGATCCATGGAAGCTCCTCATCGCTACTATATTTCTCAATCGGACCTCAG GTAAAATGGCAATCCCTGTGCTCTGGGAGTTTCTAGAGAAGTACCCTTCCGCTGAGGTAGCAAGAACCGCAGACTGGAGAGATGTGTCAGAACTTCTTAAACCTCTTGGTCTCTATGATCTTCGAGCAAAAACCATTATCAAGTTCTCAG ATGAATATCTGACAAAGCAGTGGAGGTACCCAATTGAGCTTCACGGGATTGGCAAATATGGCAATGACTCTTACCGAATTTTTTGCGTCAATGAGTGGAAGCAG GTGCACCCTGAAGACCATAAGTTAAACAAATATCATGACTGGCTTTgggaaaatcatgaaaaattaaGTCTGTCTTAA
- the MBD4 gene encoding methyl-CpG-binding domain protein 4 isoform X2, with protein sequence MESPSLRDYGAARSVTSSERLDPDRPSDLRQKDVTLELERVGEDEKQMVIKNSSEWNPLLQESIASSQIGGSTMTECHKSVPCGWERVVKQRLSGKTAGRYDVYFISPQGLKFRSKSSLAKYLHKNGETSLTPEDFDFTVPSKRGIKARHKDNNIAPLTSQMQNERRNSNWNLRTRSWWRKGVFPLPSGTLESQNSRGPSNFKEDEGVNDVDSRKVRKSKRKVTILKGIQIKKTKTGCQKGLPESTQSNRKRESEYNKADAESEPVEQRSQLDKTFSISDAGASNKTLSVTNEEKRIVKEKSLSSGSNFCFEQITPSIINKLCSTEEAEHSKKCEETFLESEEIRTKVEAGERKEHLHADILKCGSEMDDNCSQTEKDSISVKICQEDTIPRTQIEKRKTSLYFSSKYNKEALSPPRRKAFKKWTPPRSPFNLVQETLFHDPWKLLIATIFLNRTSGKMAIPVLWEFLEKYPSAEVARTADWRDVSELLKPLGLYDLRAKTIIKFSDEYLTKQWRYPIELHGIGKYGNDSYRIFCVNEWKQVHPEDHKLNKYHDWLWENHEKLSLS encoded by the exons ATGGAGAGTCCGAGCCTGCGGGACTACGGAGCTGCCCGCTCGGTCACTTCCAGTGAGCGCCTAGACCCAGACCGGCCCAGTGACCTCCGGCAA AAAGATGTTACTCTGGAATTggaaagagtgggagaagatGAAAAGCAAATGGTGATAAAAAACAGCAGTGAGTGGAATCCCCTGCTGCAAGAATCCATTGCTTCCAGTCAGATTGGTGGTAGTACAATGACAGAATGCCATAAGTCTGTCCCATGCGGATGGGAAAGAGTTGTGAAGCAAAGGTTATCAGGGAAAACAGCAGGAAGATATGATGTATATTTTATCAG CCCACAAGGACTGAAGTTCAGATCCAAAAGTTCACTTGCTAAATATCTTCACAAAAATGGAGAGACTTCTCTTACACCAGAAGATTTTGATTTTACTGTACCTTCTAAAAGGGGCATCAAGGCCAGACATAAAGATAACAACATAGCGCCTCTGACATCCCAAAtgcaaaatgaaaggagaaattcaAACTGGAACCTCAGGACACGAAGCTGGTGGAGAAAAGGTGTCTTTCCCCTGCCAAGTGGTACTTTGGAATCGCAAAATAGCAGAGGACCATCTAACTTTAAAGAAGATGAGGGTGTTAATGATGTTGACTCCAGAAAGGTTAGAAAGTCCAAACGAAAGGTgactattttaaaaggaattcaaattaagaaaactaaaacagggTGCCAGAAGGGTCTTCCCGAGTCTACTCAAAGTAATAGGAAAAGAGAATCTGAATATAATAAGGCAGATGCTGAAAGTGAACCTGTTGAGCAAAGAAGTCAGCTTGATAAAACTTTCTCCATTTCTGATGCTGGAGCAAGCAACAAGACCCTCAGTGTAaccaatgaagaaaagagaattgtaaaagaaaaatcactgagTTCAGGATCAAACTTTTGTTTTGAACAAATAACTCCTAGCATCATAAACAAATTATGTTCAACCGAAGAAGCAGAACACAGCAAGAAGTGTGAGGAAACCTTTTTAGAATCTGAGGAAATAAGAACAAAAGTAGAagctggggaaaggaaggaacatttgcatgctgacattttaaaatgtggctcTGAAATGGATGACAACTGCTCACAAACGGAGAAAgactctatttctgtgaaaatatgTCAAG AAGATACCATTCCACGgacacaaatagaaaaaaggaaaacaagcctATATTTTTCCAGCAAATATAACAAAGAAG CCCTTAGCCCCCCACGACGCAAAGCCTTTAAGAAGTGGACACCTCCTCGGTCACCTTTTAACCTCGTCCAAGAAACACTTTTCCATGATCCATGGAAGCTCCTCATCGCTACTATATTTCTCAATCGGACCTCAG GTAAAATGGCAATCCCTGTGCTCTGGGAGTTTCTAGAGAAGTACCCTTCCGCTGAGGTAGCAAGAACCGCAGACTGGAGAGATGTGTCAGAACTTCTTAAACCTCTTGGTCTCTATGATCTTCGAGCAAAAACCATTATCAAGTTCTCAG ATGAATATCTGACAAAGCAGTGGAGGTACCCAATTGAGCTTCACGGGATTGGCAAATATGGCAATGACTCTTACCGAATTTTTTGCGTCAATGAGTGGAAGCAG GTGCACCCTGAAGACCATAAGTTAAACAAATATCATGACTGGCTTTgggaaaatcatgaaaaattaaGTCTGTCTTAA